One genomic region from Quercus robur chromosome 4, dhQueRobu3.1, whole genome shotgun sequence encodes:
- the LOC126724152 gene encoding AAA-ATPase At4g25835-like, whose product MEILSQMWSFLGLLTVLQNVLPTQLLSLLHSFYESLQDFFSPYSYFEVPEFNGYCGVDVNDLYRQVNLYLNSVNNPSTAATCRRLTLSRSKSSNRISFTVAPNQTVHDSFSNHTLSWTHHVDTVQDSLEEKRSFTLKLPKRHRHTLLSPYLDHVTKRAEEFERVSRERRLFTNNGHGSYESGWVSVPFRHPSTFETLALEPDLKKQITEDLTAFANGKDFYHRVGRAWKRGYLLHGPPGSGKSSLIAAMANYLCYDVYDLELTKVSDNSELRALLIQTTNRSIIVIEDIDCTVDLTVDRTMKPRTTAMRKRKEMVARGEQEESGRVTLSGLLNFTDGLWSCCGEERIIVFTTNYRDNVDPALVRCGRMDVHVSLGTCGMHAFKALVKNYLGLDSHPVFEVVESCLRSGGALTPAQVGEVLLRNRGDADLALRDVVAAMQAKILGLGHGEGMECDDAAAVAAGRSPESVLMVGSPESWMKKRKESGGCGGGGSTWEKKVKFLVRLRSLTKSDSGRRGV is encoded by the coding sequence ATGGAGATATTGTCGCAAATGTGGTCGTTTTTGGGGCTTCTCACAGTCCTCCAAAACGTCTTGCCCACTCAGCTCCTCTCTCTCCTTCACTCCTTCTACGAGTCTCTCCAAGACTTCTTCTCCCCTTACTCTTACTTCGAAGTCCCAGAGTTCAACGGCTACTGCGGCGTCGACGTCAACGACCTCTACCGCCAAGTCAACCTCTACCTCAACTCCGTCAACAACCCCTCCACCGCCGCCACCTGCCGCCGCCTCACCCTCTCTCGCTCCAAGTCCTCCAACCGCATTTCCTTCACCGTCGCGCCCAACCAAACCGTCCACGACTCGTTCTCGAACCACACTCTCTCTTGGACTCACCACGTCGACACTGTCCAGGACTCTCTCGAAGAGAAGCGAAGCTTCACTCTCAAGCTCCCGAAACGCCACCGACACACCCTCCTCTCACCTTACCTCGACCACGTGACCAAGCGTGCAGAAGAGTTCGAGCGAGTCTCGCGCGAGAGACGGCTTTTCACCAACAACGGCCACGGCTCCTACGAGTCCGGCTGGGTCTCCGTCCCTTTCCGCCACCCTTCCACGTTCGAAACTCTCGCTCTCGAGCCGGACCTCAAGAAGCAGATCACGGAGGACTTGACGGCGTTCGCGAACGGCAAAGACTTTTATCACAGAGTTGGGCGTGCATGGAAACGTGGGTACTTGCTGCATGGTCCACCTGGGTCTGGCAAGTCGAGCTTGATCGCCGCCATGGCGAACTATCTCTGCTACGACGTGTACGACTTGGAGCTAACGAAAGTTTCAGACAATTCTGAGCTGAGAGCTTTGCTGATACAGACGACGAACAGGTCGATTATCGTGATAGAGGATATTGACTGCACGGTGGATCTGACGGTGGACAGAACGATGAAACCGAGGACGACGGCGATGAGGAAGAGGAAGGAGATGGTGGCGCGTGGCGAGCAGGAGGAGAGCGGGCGGGTGACATTATCGGGGCTCCTGAATTTCACAGACGGGCTATGGTCGTGTTGCGGAGAAGAGAGGATCATAGTGTTCACCACGAATTACAGAGACAATGTGGACCCTGCATTGGTGAGGTGTGGAAGGATGGACGTGCACGTCAGCCTCGGCACGTGCGGGATGCACGCTTTCAAGGCCTTGGTTAAGAACTACCTCGGTTTGGATTCGCACCCGGTGTTCGAGGTGGTGGAGAGTTGCCTGAGGTCTGGCGGGGCCCTCACTCCGGCTCAGGTTGGGGAGGTACTGCTGAGGAACAGAGGTGACGCTGACTTGGCGTTGAGAGACGTTGTGGCTGCAATGCAGGCGAAGATATTGGGGTTGGGACATGGGGAGGGGATGGAGTGTGATGACGCGGCGGCGGTGGCGGCAGGGAGGTCGCCGGAGAGCGTGTTGATGGTGGGGTCGCCGGAGAgttggatgaagaagaggaaggaaagtggtgggtgtggtggtggtgggtctACGTGGGAAAAGAAAGTGAAGTTCTTGGTGAGGCTTAGATCTTTGACCAAGTCTGATTCGGGAAGAAGGGGTGTATGA